One Paraburkholderia kururiensis DNA window includes the following coding sequences:
- a CDS encoding multicopper oxidase family protein: protein MKRFNDAHVASLNTSGSTRLADNAASRRRFITTTLAGAAALALYPARLPRVWAAEPAAASASASTPAATGAPTPLAVVRRTIEVNGRAASVYGVVQPNGAHGIRLTAGDAFDVALRNDTDDATLIHWHGLTPPWNQDGVPDAPMPLLAARAQQTYRFPVNAPGTYWMHAHTLQEQQLLAAPLIVADPADSRRDEQEVVVMLHDFSFKSPEELLAGLTKGGQQGAAANAPAGHGAMSGQGAMGSAHAAGGMNMSGMQMQNPSSTHGTMAGMDMGDMGHMGDMSAGMPMDLNDIDYDAYLANERTLADPEIVKVERGGRVRLRIINGATATAFTVDLGGLSGALIAVDGQPVQPVMGRRFPVSMGQRIDVRLQLPSEARAFPILALREGARERTGIVLQPAGAPVRKMAATGSAAGPVLDLALESRLRAAAPLLQRRPANTFKMTLMGDMAAYRWALATQPRIEVERGERVEVTMRNASMMAHPMHLHGHHFQVVAIDGRRFNGAVRDTVLLPPGRSVTIAVDANNPGQWAFHCHHLYHMAAGMMTTFAYRA from the coding sequence ATGAAGCGCTTCAACGACGCGCACGTCGCGTCTCTCAACACGTCCGGTTCCACTCGCCTCGCCGACAACGCTGCGAGCCGCCGACGGTTCATTACTACTACGCTCGCCGGCGCCGCCGCGCTCGCGCTGTATCCGGCACGCCTGCCGCGCGTCTGGGCGGCCGAGCCTGCCGCCGCTTCGGCGTCGGCATCCACGCCTGCCGCCACAGGGGCGCCGACGCCGCTTGCCGTCGTGCGCCGCACGATCGAGGTGAACGGCCGCGCCGCGAGCGTCTACGGCGTCGTTCAGCCGAATGGCGCGCACGGCATCCGGTTGACCGCGGGCGATGCGTTCGACGTCGCGCTGCGCAACGACACCGACGACGCCACGCTCATCCACTGGCACGGCCTCACGCCGCCGTGGAATCAGGACGGCGTGCCGGACGCGCCCATGCCGCTTCTCGCGGCACGCGCCCAGCAGACCTATCGCTTCCCGGTGAACGCGCCCGGCACCTACTGGATGCACGCGCACACGTTGCAGGAGCAGCAGTTGCTTGCGGCGCCGCTGATCGTTGCCGACCCGGCCGACAGCCGTCGCGACGAACAGGAGGTGGTCGTCATGCTGCACGACTTTTCGTTCAAGTCGCCGGAAGAACTGCTGGCCGGCCTCACGAAGGGCGGCCAGCAGGGCGCCGCCGCGAACGCGCCGGCAGGCCACGGTGCCATGAGCGGCCAGGGCGCCATGGGGAGCGCGCACGCGGCAGGCGGCATGAACATGAGCGGCATGCAGATGCAGAACCCGTCATCGACCCACGGCACGATGGCCGGCATGGACATGGGCGACATGGGGCACATGGGCGACATGAGCGCCGGCATGCCGATGGACCTCAACGACATCGACTACGACGCCTATCTCGCCAACGAGCGCACGCTCGCCGATCCCGAAATCGTGAAGGTGGAGCGGGGCGGGCGGGTGCGTCTGCGCATCATCAACGGCGCGACGGCCACGGCGTTTACGGTGGATCTGGGCGGCCTCAGCGGCGCGCTGATCGCGGTGGACGGTCAACCCGTGCAACCCGTGATGGGCCGCCGGTTCCCGGTCAGCATGGGGCAGCGCATCGACGTTCGCCTGCAGTTGCCGAGCGAGGCGCGTGCGTTCCCGATTCTCGCGCTGCGCGAAGGCGCGAGGGAGCGCACCGGCATCGTTCTGCAGCCCGCCGGCGCGCCGGTGCGCAAGATGGCGGCCACGGGCAGCGCCGCAGGGCCGGTGCTCGACCTCGCGCTGGAATCCAGGCTGCGTGCCGCCGCGCCGCTCCTGCAACGGCGCCCAGCCAACACCTTCAAGATGACGCTCATGGGCGACATGGCGGCCTACCGCTGGGCGCTCGCCACGCAGCCGCGCATCGAGGTGGAGCGCGGCGAGCGCGTCGAAGTGACGATGCGCAATGCGAGCATGATGGCGCACCCCATGCACCTGCACGGTCACCACTTCCAGGTGGTCGCCATCGACGGCCGTCGCTTCAATGGCGCCGTGCGCGACACCGTGCTGCTGCCGCCGGGACGCTCGGTGACGATTGCCGTCGACGCCAACAACCCCGGGCAATGGGCGTTTCACTGCCACCACCTGTACCACATGGCGGCGGGCATGATGACCACCTTCGCGTATCGCGCGTAG
- a CDS encoding mannitol dehydrogenase family protein: MRAPILQFGTSRFLQAHAALFVSEALARDEAMGGIAVVQTTNNPVSRARIAALASGEGYPVRIRGMESGAAVDRGVTGRAIRRAWIADEDWPAIRRAAIEDMRVIVSNTGDTGYRLDERDGAPLLAQTDHVPRSFPAKLLVLLHARWAERAEAPVSLFPCELVANNGDTLRDLVIGLARQWQAEPAFVSWLATHCVWANSLVDRIVSEAIDPVGAVAEPYALWAIERQPRLELPCTHPAIVLTDDLKSFEQLKLFFLNLGHTWLAEQWLVQGRRADETVFEAMNDDAMRASVEAAWWEEVMPVFAAMSLAERAEQYVASVRERFLNPFLRHRLADIAQNHAEKVRRRMVPVVALAQEVGADAGLERLKAVIARVEGA; this comes from the coding sequence ATCAGGGCACCCATTCTCCAGTTCGGCACCAGCCGCTTCCTGCAGGCGCATGCCGCGCTGTTCGTTTCGGAGGCGCTCGCGCGCGACGAGGCGATGGGCGGCATCGCCGTGGTGCAGACCACGAACAACCCCGTGAGCCGCGCGCGCATTGCAGCGCTCGCCTCGGGCGAGGGCTACCCCGTGCGGATTCGCGGCATGGAGTCGGGCGCCGCAGTCGATCGCGGGGTGACAGGGCGCGCCATCCGCCGCGCGTGGATTGCGGACGAAGACTGGCCCGCCATTCGCCGCGCCGCGATTGAAGACATGCGCGTGATCGTTTCGAACACGGGCGACACGGGCTATCGCCTCGACGAGCGCGACGGCGCGCCACTGCTCGCGCAGACGGACCACGTGCCGCGCAGCTTTCCTGCCAAGCTGCTCGTGCTTTTGCACGCGCGCTGGGCAGAACGCGCGGAGGCGCCGGTCTCGCTCTTTCCGTGCGAACTCGTGGCGAACAACGGCGACACGTTGCGCGACCTCGTGATCGGACTCGCGCGGCAATGGCAGGCAGAACCGGCGTTCGTGTCGTGGCTCGCGACGCATTGCGTCTGGGCCAATTCGCTGGTGGACCGCATCGTCTCCGAAGCCATCGACCCGGTAGGCGCCGTGGCCGAGCCGTATGCGCTCTGGGCCATCGAGCGGCAGCCCCGGCTCGAGTTGCCGTGCACCCACCCGGCCATCGTCCTGACCGACGACCTCAAAAGTTTCGAGCAACTGAAGCTCTTCTTCCTGAACCTGGGCCACACATGGCTTGCCGAGCAATGGCTCGTGCAAGGCCGCCGCGCGGACGAAACCGTCTTCGAGGCCATGAACGACGACGCCATGCGCGCCTCCGTGGAAGCGGCCTGGTGGGAAGAGGTGATGCCGGTGTTCGCGGCCATGAGTCTCGCCGAACGCGCGGAACAGTACGTAGCCAGCGTGCGGGAGCGGTTTCTGAATCCGTTCCTGCGGCATCGCCTTGCGGACATTGCGCAGAATCACGCGGAGAAGGTGAGGCGCAGGATGGTGCCGGTGGTGGCACTGGCGCAGGAGGTGGGCGCCGATGCCGGGCTCGAACGATTGAAGGCGGTGATCGCGCGCGTCGAAGGCGCTTGA
- a CDS encoding methyl-accepting chemotaxis protein, with protein MADANEIVDLTREVHRIAKGNVSDINDINRETTFLAINALIESARAGDAGRGFAVVANQVKVVSQRIGQLTTELGRELTALGDRMITQLEQQEAQRLTDLALNMIEIIDRNLYERSCDVRWWATDSAIVDCLAHDTPEHRAFASERLGVILDSYTVYLDLWVIDMAGNVVATGRPGRFAPAGRQNVADKPWFKAAAKSASGAEYASAELETMEALGGAAVATYAAAIREGGANRGRPLGVLAVFFNWAPQASTVVKGVRLSAEEWTRTRCLLVDARKRVIASSDDKGVLQEVLPLKVGDPKAGAYRPDADTLVAYALTPGYETYEGMGWYGVIVRKRAGR; from the coding sequence ATGGCTGACGCCAACGAGATTGTCGATTTGACGCGAGAAGTTCACCGTATTGCGAAGGGCAACGTATCGGACATTAACGACATCAATCGGGAAACGACGTTCCTCGCCATCAACGCGCTGATCGAATCGGCGCGTGCCGGCGATGCCGGGCGCGGTTTTGCGGTGGTCGCGAATCAGGTCAAGGTCGTGTCGCAACGCATCGGACAGTTGACCACCGAACTGGGCCGCGAACTCACGGCCCTGGGCGACCGGATGATCACGCAGTTGGAGCAGCAGGAAGCGCAGCGCCTCACGGATCTCGCGCTCAACATGATCGAAATCATCGACCGCAACCTCTACGAACGTTCCTGCGACGTGCGCTGGTGGGCGACCGACTCCGCGATCGTCGATTGCCTTGCGCACGACACGCCCGAACACCGCGCGTTCGCGTCCGAGCGGCTGGGCGTGATCCTGGACAGCTATACCGTGTACCTCGATCTGTGGGTGATCGACATGGCCGGCAACGTCGTGGCCACCGGACGGCCCGGCCGGTTCGCCCCGGCGGGGCGCCAGAACGTGGCGGACAAGCCGTGGTTCAAGGCCGCGGCGAAGTCGGCGTCGGGCGCCGAATACGCGTCGGCCGAACTGGAGACGATGGAGGCATTGGGCGGCGCTGCCGTGGCCACCTACGCCGCGGCCATTCGCGAAGGCGGCGCGAACCGGGGGCGCCCGCTCGGCGTACTCGCGGTTTTCTTCAACTGGGCGCCGCAGGCGTCGACGGTGGTGAAGGGCGTGCGTCTGTCGGCCGAGGAGTGGACGCGTACGCGCTGCCTGCTCGTGGATGCGCGCAAACGCGTGATCGCCAGCTCCGACGACAAAGGCGTGCTGCAAGAGGTGCTGCCGCTCAAAGTGGGTGATCCGAAGGCCGGCGCGTATCGGCCGGACGCCGACACGTTGGTTGCCTACGCGTTGACGCCCGGCTACGAAACCTACGAAGGGATGGGATGGTACGGCGTGATCGTGCGCAAGCGCGCGGGGCGGTGA
- a CDS encoding zinc-binding alcohol dehydrogenase family protein, whose amino-acid sequence MLSVICESPGVLRSEQRETPLRGAGEVLLRVSRVGICGTDLHIFTGNQPYLSYPRVMGHELSGIVVEAEPQTKLAAGDAVYVMPYLSCGQCVACRQGKTNCCVNIKVLGVHRDGGLAEYLSVPAQFVHKADGVTLDQAAMLEFLAIGAHAVRRADVQPKQRVLVVGAGPIGMAAMIFAGLRGGEVTCLDTRADRLAFCASHLDIKTTVQTGAGDADALSKLTNGEFFDVVFDATGNVNAMNRGFEFIAHGGKYVLISIVPGQITFSDPEFHKREATLLGSRNATAQDFETVLDAMRAGRIPDKALNTHRMRLADVPAEFPKLLDPQQTVVKALVEC is encoded by the coding sequence ATGCTGAGCGTCATTTGCGAATCCCCCGGCGTGTTGCGTTCCGAACAACGCGAAACGCCGCTGCGCGGCGCGGGCGAGGTGCTGCTGCGCGTGTCGCGCGTCGGCATCTGCGGCACCGACCTGCACATTTTCACGGGCAACCAGCCGTACCTTTCGTATCCGCGCGTGATGGGGCACGAGCTGTCGGGCATCGTCGTGGAAGCCGAGCCGCAGACGAAGCTTGCCGCGGGTGACGCCGTGTACGTGATGCCGTATCTCTCCTGCGGGCAATGCGTGGCGTGCCGCCAGGGCAAGACGAATTGCTGCGTGAACATCAAGGTGCTCGGCGTGCATCGCGACGGCGGGCTGGCCGAATACCTCAGCGTGCCTGCACAGTTCGTGCACAAGGCGGACGGCGTGACGCTCGACCAGGCCGCCATGCTCGAATTTCTCGCCATCGGCGCGCATGCCGTGCGCCGCGCCGACGTGCAGCCGAAACAGCGCGTGCTCGTGGTGGGCGCGGGGCCCATCGGCATGGCCGCGATGATTTTCGCGGGCTTGCGCGGCGGCGAAGTGACCTGCCTCGACACGCGCGCCGACCGCCTCGCGTTCTGTGCGAGCCACCTCGACATCAAGACCACCGTGCAGACCGGCGCAGGCGATGCGGACGCGTTGTCGAAGCTCACGAACGGCGAGTTCTTCGACGTGGTGTTCGACGCCACGGGCAACGTGAACGCGATGAACCGCGGCTTCGAGTTCATCGCGCACGGCGGCAAGTACGTGCTCATCTCCATCGTGCCGGGGCAGATCACGTTCTCGGACCCCGAGTTCCACAAGCGCGAAGCGACGCTGCTGGGCAGCCGCAACGCCACGGCGCAGGACTTCGAGACCGTGCTCGATGCAATGCGCGCGGGCAGGATTCCGGACAAGGCGCTCAACACGCATCGCATGCGCCTCGCCGACGTGCCCGCGGAATTTCCGAAGCTGCTCGATCCGCAGCAGACGGTGGTGAAGGCGCTGGTCGAATGCTGA
- a CDS encoding ABC transporter permease, which yields MLEMTSDRSEAVDKAARQRRRDLIQKFAALGSLVVLVIAFSLTSAAFFSVGNLMTVSLQVTSIAYLGVAATCVIITGGIDLSVGSVLALAGVVAALLVKAGAPVPVAMLGGVLVGGLCGFVNGLCVTRMGLPPFIATLGMMLVARGVALQITGARPVSELGDAFGALGNGALFKISHIGADGFPDTTFPGIPYPVVIMVVLFIAASILLSRTALGRHIYAAGSNAEAARLSGVNVRGVQLFTYVLSGVLAGVTGCVLMSRLVTGQPNEGVMYELDAIASAVIGGTSLMGGVGTISGTAIGAFVIGVLRNGLNMNGVSSFIQQIIIGVVILGTVWIDQLRSRKR from the coding sequence ATGCTTGAAATGACATCGGATCGAAGCGAAGCGGTCGACAAGGCCGCACGGCAGCGGCGCCGTGACCTGATTCAGAAGTTCGCCGCATTGGGCAGCCTCGTCGTGCTCGTGATCGCGTTTTCGCTCACGAGTGCGGCGTTCTTCTCGGTGGGCAATCTCATGACGGTCTCGCTGCAAGTGACCTCGATTGCCTACCTAGGCGTGGCCGCCACCTGCGTGATCATCACGGGCGGCATCGACCTTTCCGTCGGGTCGGTGCTCGCGCTGGCGGGCGTGGTGGCCGCGCTGCTCGTGAAGGCGGGCGCACCGGTGCCGGTCGCGATGCTGGGCGGCGTGCTGGTGGGCGGCCTGTGCGGCTTCGTCAACGGGCTGTGTGTGACGCGCATGGGCCTGCCGCCGTTCATCGCGACGCTCGGCATGATGCTCGTGGCGCGCGGCGTCGCCTTGCAGATCACGGGCGCGCGGCCTGTCTCGGAACTGGGCGACGCGTTCGGCGCGCTCGGCAACGGTGCGCTCTTCAAGATTTCGCACATCGGCGCCGATGGTTTTCCCGACACCACGTTCCCGGGCATTCCGTACCCCGTGGTGATCATGGTCGTGCTGTTCATTGCGGCGTCGATATTGCTGTCGCGCACGGCGCTGGGCCGCCACATCTATGCGGCCGGTTCGAACGCGGAGGCCGCGCGGCTTTCGGGCGTCAACGTGCGCGGCGTGCAGCTTTTCACTTACGTGCTCTCGGGCGTGCTGGCGGGCGTGACGGGTTGCGTGCTGATGTCGCGGCTCGTCACGGGCCAGCCCAACGAAGGCGTGATGTACGAACTCGATGCGATTGCGAGCGCCGTGATCGGCGGCACGTCGCTGATGGGCGGCGTGGGCACCATCTCGGGCACGGCCATCGGCGCGTTCGTGATCGGCGTGCTGCGCAACGGCCTGAACATGAACGGGGTGTCGAGTTTCATCCAGCAGATCATCATCGGCGTCGTGATTCTGGGCACCGTGTGGATCGATCAGTTGAGAAGCAGGAAGCGGTAA
- a CDS encoding SulP family inorganic anion transporter: protein MPRSEPPLPSGAARSASRLDRWVPGVAMLRGYQRAWFAKDLFAGLALTAVLIPVGMSYAEASGLPVMAGLYATIAALVGYAVFGPSRILVLGPDSALAALIAATVLPLAHGDAGHTVALAAMLAVMAGAVCVLFGLLRFGFVSDLLSQPIRYGYLNGIAVTLAASQLPRLLGLDGGSHTFAGSLLHVVHGVADGEANVAAAAIGVSCIVAIMVLRRVAPSLPGMLLVCAAAALAGWWLHDERRLPLAVIGALPSVGGRPQWPALTLAEIGGLAGGAIAIALVSFADISVLSRAFAPRTDTEANRNQELIALGAANLLAGLFQGCPVSSSSSRTPVAQAAGAQTQVTGLVAAACMAALLLAAPALLAHMPYSALAAIVICASVGIVEIRNVARLFRTRRSEFAVSMLCFAGVVLLGVIQGIFLSVGLALLSFVWRAWHPYDAVLGRVTGMRGYHDVSRHPEAQQLPGLVLFRWDAPLFFANANIFADHLRRAIAGSPTKVEWAIVAAEPITDIDVTAADVLDALRDELEAEGIRLCFAEMKGPVKDWLRAYGMFGRFGSRTPFFATVSEAVEHCLAARRRHGEQTKRTKGNPEQPAAGGQDERRARP, encoded by the coding sequence ATGCCCCGTTCCGAACCGCCCTTGCCCTCCGGCGCCGCGCGCAGTGCGTCGCGTCTCGACCGCTGGGTGCCGGGCGTCGCCATGCTGCGCGGCTACCAGCGCGCGTGGTTCGCCAAAGACCTCTTTGCCGGCCTCGCCCTGACGGCGGTGCTGATTCCGGTCGGCATGAGCTATGCGGAGGCGTCGGGCCTGCCCGTCATGGCCGGGCTCTATGCCACGATTGCGGCGCTCGTCGGTTACGCCGTGTTCGGGCCGAGCCGCATCCTCGTGCTCGGTCCCGACTCCGCGCTCGCCGCGCTCATCGCCGCGACCGTGCTGCCGCTCGCCCACGGCGACGCCGGCCACACCGTGGCGCTCGCCGCCATGCTGGCCGTCATGGCCGGCGCCGTCTGCGTGTTGTTCGGCCTGCTGCGCTTCGGCTTCGTCTCCGACCTGCTCTCGCAGCCCATCCGCTATGGCTATCTGAACGGCATTGCCGTGACGCTCGCCGCGAGCCAGTTGCCGCGGCTGCTGGGGCTCGACGGCGGCAGCCACACGTTCGCGGGCTCGCTACTGCACGTGGTGCACGGCGTGGCCGACGGCGAGGCCAACGTGGCCGCCGCGGCCATCGGCGTGTCGTGCATCGTCGCGATCATGGTGCTGCGCAGGGTCGCGCCGTCGCTGCCCGGCATGCTGCTGGTCTGCGCCGCGGCCGCGCTTGCCGGCTGGTGGCTGCACGACGAACGCCGGTTGCCGCTCGCCGTGATCGGCGCGCTGCCGTCCGTTGGGGGGCGCCCGCAATGGCCCGCGCTCACGCTTGCCGAGATCGGCGGACTCGCGGGCGGCGCGATCGCCATCGCGCTCGTCTCGTTCGCCGACATCAGCGTGTTGTCGCGCGCGTTCGCGCCGCGCACCGACACCGAAGCCAACCGCAACCAGGAGCTGATCGCACTGGGCGCGGCGAATCTGCTGGCCGGGCTGTTCCAGGGATGCCCGGTGAGCAGCAGTTCGTCGCGCACGCCCGTGGCGCAGGCGGCCGGCGCGCAGACGCAGGTGACGGGCCTCGTGGCCGCCGCCTGCATGGCCGCGCTGCTGCTCGCCGCGCCCGCGCTGCTGGCCCACATGCCGTATTCGGCGCTGGCGGCCATCGTGATCTGCGCGTCGGTGGGCATCGTGGAAATCCGCAACGTGGCGCGGCTCTTTCGCACCCGGCGCAGCGAGTTCGCGGTGTCGATGCTGTGCTTCGCGGGCGTCGTGCTGCTCGGCGTGATTCAGGGCATTTTTCTGTCGGTGGGGCTCGCGCTGCTCTCGTTCGTGTGGCGCGCGTGGCATCCCTACGACGCCGTGCTGGGCCGCGTCACCGGCATGCGCGGCTACCACGACGTGAGCCGCCATCCCGAGGCGCAGCAGTTGCCCGGGCTCGTGCTGTTCCGCTGGGACGCGCCGCTTTTCTTCGCCAACGCGAACATCTTCGCGGACCATCTGCGCCGCGCCATTGCCGGCTCGCCCACGAAGGTGGAATGGGCGATCGTGGCCGCCGAGCCGATCACCGACATCGACGTGACGGCCGCCGACGTGCTCGACGCCTTGCGCGACGAACTGGAGGCCGAGGGCATCCGGCTCTGCTTTGCGGAGATGAAGGGGCCGGTCAAGGACTGGCTGCGCGCCTACGGCATGTTCGGCCGCTTCGGCAGCCGCACGCCGTTTTTCGCGACGGTGAGCGAGGCGGTGGAACATTGCCTCGCGGCACGGCGGCGGCATGGCGAGCAGACGAAGCGGACGAAGGGCAATCCGGAACAACCGGCGGCGGGTGGGCAGGATGAACGTCGCGCGCGTCCTTAA
- a CDS encoding ABC transporter substrate-binding protein: MKKLSILAAAATLCAAFTTYAQAAGGEIAVIVKTANSNYWQNVQKGATAAMANAKGYTMTFQGPAAESDIAAEVNMVENAVNRHVAGIVLAPSDPDALVPAIKKAWEAHIPVVLIDSMISDAGKQYYQSFLSTDNNKAGELCAKAMIDKVGQTGKVAIMSYVPGAGSEIGRVGGFRKYLAAHSKLQIVGPFYSQSQMATALNQTTDVLSANPDLKGIFGANEPTAIGMGRALAQSGKAGKVVAIGFDGNQDLQGFVRDGTIQGIAVQSSYQMGYKGIQTLVNVIDHKPVAKVVDTGVVMVDKQNIDTPEAKNVLY, translated from the coding sequence ATGAAAAAGCTTTCCATCCTGGCCGCGGCCGCCACGCTGTGCGCCGCGTTCACCACTTACGCGCAGGCCGCGGGCGGCGAGATCGCCGTGATCGTGAAGACCGCTAATTCGAACTACTGGCAGAACGTGCAGAAGGGCGCCACCGCCGCCATGGCGAACGCCAAGGGCTACACCATGACCTTCCAGGGTCCGGCCGCGGAATCCGACATCGCCGCCGAAGTGAACATGGTGGAGAACGCCGTGAACCGTCACGTGGCCGGCATCGTGCTTGCGCCGTCGGACCCGGACGCGCTCGTGCCCGCCATCAAGAAAGCGTGGGAGGCGCACATTCCGGTCGTGCTGATCGACTCGATGATCTCGGACGCTGGTAAGCAGTACTACCAGTCGTTCCTCTCGACGGACAACAACAAGGCCGGCGAACTCTGCGCGAAGGCGATGATCGACAAGGTTGGACAGACCGGCAAGGTCGCGATCATGTCGTACGTGCCGGGCGCGGGCTCGGAGATCGGCCGCGTGGGCGGCTTCCGCAAGTACCTGGCGGCGCATTCGAAGCTGCAGATCGTGGGACCGTTCTACTCGCAGTCGCAGATGGCCACCGCGCTGAACCAGACCACCGACGTGCTCTCCGCGAACCCTGACCTCAAGGGCATCTTCGGCGCCAACGAGCCCACGGCGATCGGCATGGGCCGCGCGCTCGCGCAGTCGGGCAAGGCAGGCAAGGTGGTGGCCATCGGCTTCGACGGCAACCAGGACCTGCAAGGCTTCGTGCGCGACGGCACCATCCAGGGCATTGCCGTGCAGAGTTCGTATCAGATGGGCTACAAGGGCATCCAGACGCTCGTCAACGTGATCGATCACAAGCCGGTCGCGAAGGTGGTGGACACCGGCGTCGTGATGGTCGACAAGCAGAACATCGACACGCCCGAGGCGAAGAACGTGCTGTATTGA
- a CDS encoding sugar ABC transporter ATP-binding protein, translating to MASPSVQPAGTAAPEQPPLREILRLEGVGKRFPGVVALDGIDLDLRYGEVHAICGENGAGKSTLMKIISGQYRADEGTIRYKDQPVQFQSTTQAQAAGIAIIHQELNLVPHLSVAENLYLAREPKRGPFVDYRRLHENAQRCLARIGLNVSPGTLVGALSIAQQQMVEIAKALSLDAQVLIMDEPTSSLTEQETVQLFRIIKELRAAGVAILYISHRLDEMAEIVDRVTVLRDGRHISTHDFAATTVDEIVARMVGRPLHDAYPPRQSVPTTDVLLAVKDLRREGVFGPVSFELRRGEILGFAGLMGAGRTEVARAIFGADRTDSGAVLLAGEAVTIRSPREAIKHGIAYLSEDRKKDGLALAMPVSANVTLANVRAISSRAGFLRFDEETAVAERYVRELGIRTPGVGQTARNLSGGNQQKVVVSKWLYRGSKILFFDEPTRGIDVGAKYAIYGLMDRLAADGVGVVLISSELPELMGMTDRIAVFHEGRITAVLETKETSQEEIMHYASGRTHA from the coding sequence ATGGCAAGTCCCAGCGTCCAGCCGGCCGGTACGGCCGCGCCGGAGCAGCCGCCGCTGCGCGAGATCCTGCGGCTGGAAGGCGTCGGCAAGCGCTTTCCGGGCGTCGTCGCGCTCGACGGCATCGACCTCGATCTGCGCTACGGCGAGGTGCATGCCATCTGCGGCGAGAACGGCGCCGGCAAGTCGACGCTGATGAAGATCATCAGCGGCCAGTACCGCGCGGACGAAGGCACGATCCGCTACAAAGATCAGCCGGTGCAGTTCCAGTCCACCACGCAGGCGCAGGCCGCGGGCATCGCCATCATTCACCAGGAGCTGAACCTCGTTCCCCACCTCTCGGTGGCGGAGAACCTCTACCTGGCACGCGAGCCGAAGCGCGGGCCGTTCGTCGATTACCGCCGGCTGCACGAAAACGCGCAGCGCTGCCTCGCCCGCATCGGACTCAACGTGTCGCCCGGCACGCTCGTGGGCGCGCTCTCCATCGCGCAGCAGCAGATGGTGGAGATCGCGAAGGCGCTCTCGCTCGATGCCCAGGTGCTGATCATGGACGAGCCCACGTCTTCGCTCACCGAGCAGGAGACGGTGCAGCTCTTTCGCATCATCAAGGAACTGCGCGCGGCTGGCGTCGCGATTCTCTACATCTCGCACCGGCTCGACGAAATGGCCGAGATCGTGGATCGCGTCACCGTGCTGCGCGACGGCCGCCACATTTCCACGCACGACTTCGCCGCGACCACCGTGGACGAGATCGTGGCGCGCATGGTGGGGCGTCCGCTGCACGACGCGTATCCGCCGCGCCAGTCGGTGCCGACCACCGACGTCCTGCTCGCCGTGAAAGACCTGCGGCGCGAGGGCGTGTTCGGCCCCGTGTCGTTCGAACTGCGCCGCGGCGAGATTCTGGGCTTCGCCGGGCTGATGGGCGCGGGCCGTACCGAGGTGGCGCGCGCCATCTTCGGCGCGGACCGCACCGATAGCGGCGCGGTGCTGCTCGCCGGCGAAGCGGTCACCATCCGCTCGCCGCGCGAAGCCATCAAGCACGGCATTGCCTACCTCTCCGAAGACCGCAAGAAGGACGGCCTCGCGCTCGCCATGCCGGTGTCGGCGAACGTGACGCTCGCCAACGTGCGGGCCATTTCGTCGCGCGCCGGCTTTCTGCGCTTCGACGAGGAAACCGCGGTGGCCGAACGCTACGTGCGCGAACTCGGCATCCGCACGCCGGGCGTCGGGCAGACCGCGCGCAATCTCTCGGGCGGCAACCAGCAGAAGGTCGTGGTGAGCAAGTGGCTGTATCGCGGCTCGAAGATCCTGTTTTTCGACGAACCCACGCGCGGCATCGACGTGGGCGCCAAGTACGCCATCTACGGGCTCATGGACCGGCTCGCGGCGGACGGCGTGGGTGTCGTGCTGATCAGCTCGGAGTTGCCCGAACTGATGGGCATGACCGATCGCATCGCCGTGTTCCACGAAGGCCGCATCACCGCGGTTCTCGAAACGAAAGAGACTTCTCAGGAAGAAATCATGCACTACGCGTCGGGGCGCACTCATGCTTGA